A genomic stretch from Neomonachus schauinslandi chromosome 16, ASM220157v2, whole genome shotgun sequence includes:
- the CA7 gene encoding carbonic anhydrase 7, whose protein sequence is MTGHHGWGYGQIDGPSQWHKLYPIAQGDRQSPINIVSSQAVYSPSLKPLELSYEACISLSIANNGHSVQVDFNDSDDRTVVTGGPLDGPYRLKQLHFHWGKKHSVGSEHTVDGKSFPSELHLVHWNAKKYSTFGEAASAPDGLAVVGVFLETGDEHPSMNRLTDALYMVRFKGTKAQFSCFNPKCLLPASRHYWTYPGSLTTPPLSESVTWIVLREPISISERQMEKFRSLLFTSEDDERIHMVNNFRPPQPLKGRVVKASFRA, encoded by the exons ATGACCGGCCACCACGGCTGGGGCTACGGCCAGATCGACG GCCCCTCACAGTGGCACAAGCTGTATCCCATTGCCCAGGGAGACCGCCAGTCACCAATCAATATTGTGTCCAGCCAGGCTGTGTACTCGCCCAGCCTGAAGCCACTGGAGCTTTCCTATGAGGCCTGCATATCCCTCAGCATCGCCAACAATGGCCACTCTGTCCAGGTGGATTTCAATGACAGCGATGACCGAACTG TGGTGACTGGGGGGCCCCTGGATGGGCCGTATCGGCTCAAGCAGCTCCATTTCCACTGGGGCAAGAAGCACAGTGTGGGCTCAGAGCACACGGTAGATGGCAAGTCATTCCCCAGCGAG CTGCACCTTGTTCATTGGAACGCCAAGAAGTACAGCACCTTTGGGGAGGCAGCCTCAGCACCTGATGGCCTGGCTGTGGTCGGTGTCTTCTTGGAG ACAGGGGATGAGCACCCCAGCATGAACCGTCTGACAGATGCGCTCTATATGGTTCGGTTTAAG ggaaCCAAAGCCCAGTTCAGCTGCTTCAACCCGAAGTGCCTCCTGCCTGCCAGCCGGCACTACTGGACCTACCCGGGCTCCCTGACGACACCCCCACTGAGTGAGAGCGTCACCTGGATTGTGCTCCGGGAACCTATCAGCATCTCCGAGAGGCAG ATGGAGAAGTTCCGGAGCCTGCTTTTCACCTCAGAGGATGATGAGAGGATCCACATGGTGAACAACTTCCGGCCGCCACAGCCACTGAAGGGCCGTGTGGTCAAGGCCTCCTTCCGGGCCTGA
- the PDP2 gene encoding pyruvate dehydrogenase [acetyl-transferring]-phosphatase 2, mitochondrial: MSSTLPFWILKNSARNSIATLQGGRRFYSRCASNRNKARWRLFSQVPGSGKISVPCSDVALQKAYRHTSTEEDDFQLQLSPQQVNEVLRAGESAHKTLDLVSGVPNSVLRFESNQLAANSPVEDRRGIASCLQTNGLMFGIFDGHGGHACAQAVSERLFYYVAVSLMSQQTLEQMEGAMESMKPLLPILHWLKHPGDSIYKDVTSVHLDHLRVYWQELLDLHMEMGLNIKEALMHSFQRLDSDISLEVQAPLEDEMTRNLSLQVAFSGATACMAHVDGVHLHVANAGDCRAILGVQEDNGMWSCLPLTCDHNAWNPAELSRLKREHPESEDRTVIVDHRLLGVLMPCRAFGDVQLKWSKELQHSVLERGFDTEALNIYQFTPPHYYTPPYLTAEPEVTYHRLRPQDKFLVLASDGLWDVLGNEDVVRLVVEHLAEVGRHKPDLARRPAHLGLMQSLLLQRKAQGLHAADQNAATRLIRHAIGTNEYGEMEPERLTAMLTLPEDLARMYRDDITVTVVYFNADSIDAYYKGG, from the coding sequence ATGTCAAGTACTTTGCCCTTCTGGATCTTAAAAAATTCTGCAAGGAACAGCATTGCCACGTTACAGGGGGGCAGACGTTTCTATTCAAGGTGTGCCTCAAATAGAAATAAAGCAAGATGGAGACTCTTTTCCCAGGTACCAGGCTCCGGAAAAATCAGTGTCCCGTGCAGTGACGTCGCTCTGCAGAAAGCCTACAGACACACATCAACAGAGGAAGATGATTTTCAGTTGCAGCTCAGCCCTCAGCAGGTAAATGAAGTGCTGCGAGCCGGTGAGTCAGCCCACAAGACTCTTGACCTCGTCAGTGGAGTCCCAAATTCAGTGCTGCGGTTTGAGAGCAACCAGCTGGCTGCCAATTCCCCAGTGGAAGACCGGCGAGGTATCGCCTCCTGCCTGCAGACCAACGGGCTGATGTTTGGCATCTTTGACGGACATGGTGGCCATGCGTGTGCTCAAGCAGTGAGCGAGAGGCTCTTCTACTACGTGGCTGTGTCACTGATGTCCCAGCAGACCCTGGAACAGATGGAGGGAGCCATGGAAAGCATGAAGCCCCTGCTGCCTATCCTGCATTGGCTCAAGCACCCAGGGGACAGTATCTACAAGGATGTCACGTCAGTGCACCTCGATCACCTCCGCGTCTACTGGCAGGAGCTGCTTGACCTGCACATGGAAATGGGACTCAACATTAAGGAAGCATTAATGCACTCCTTCCAGAGACTGGATTCTGACATCTCGCTGGAAGTCCAGGCCCCCCTGGAAGATGAGATGACAAGGAACCTTTCACTCCAGGTCGCCTTCTCTGGGGCAACAGCTTGCATGGCCCATGTGGATGGAGTTCACTTGCATGTGGCAAACGCTGGTGACTGTCGGGCCATCCTTGGGGTCCAGGAAGACAATGGCATGTGGTCTTGTCTGCCCCTCACTTGCGACCACAATGCCTGGAACCCGGCTGAGCTGTCACGGCTGAAGAGGGAGCACCCTGAATCAGAGGACAGGACGGTCATCGTGGACCACAGGCTGCTGGGCGTCCTCATGCCCTGCAGGGCCTTTGGGGACGTCCAGCTGAAGTGGAGTAAAGAGCTGCAGCACAGCGTCCTGGAGAGGGGCTTTGACACCGAGGCCCTCAACATTTACCAGTTCACCCCCCCACACTACTATACTCCACCCTACCTGACTGCCGAGCCTGAGGTCACCTACCACCGGCTGAGGCCCCAGGATAAGTTCCTCGTGCTGGCCTCGGACGGCCTGTGGGACGTGCTGGGCAACGAGGACGTGGTGAGGCTGGTGGTGGAGCACCTGGCCGAAGTGGGTCGGCACAAGCCAGACCTGGCCCGGAGACCTGCCCACCTGGGGCTCATGCAGAGCCTGCTGCTGCAGAGGAAGGCCCAGGGGCTCCACGCAGCCGACCAAAACGCAGCCACGCGTCTCATCAGACACGCCATAGGAACCAATGAGTATGGGGAGATGGAGCCGGAGCGGCTAACAGCGATGTTAACGTTGCCAGAGGACTTGGCGAGGATGTACAGGGATGACATCACTGTCACGGTGGTGTATTTTAACGCAGACTCGATAGATGCATATTACAAGGGGGGTTGA